A section of the Acanthochromis polyacanthus isolate Apoly-LR-REF ecotype Palm Island chromosome 13, KAUST_Apoly_ChrSc, whole genome shotgun sequence genome encodes:
- the LOC110968056 gene encoding solute carrier family 35 member F2-like, which produces MEDSERKQNLSRIFLQKIRSFRPKEVFTWRLVRTLAMGQGLAVLICGTAVSSQFLASFQVNTPMLQSFIHYLLLLLVYSGTMLCTAGDGNILQVLRRSWWRYLLLGLVDVEANYTVVKAYQYTTLTSVQLLDCFVIPVLMVLSWWVLKTQYRPIHYVSVVICLLGVGAMVGADLLSGRDQGSTSNLLLGDGLVLLSATLYAVSNVCQEYTVKRRTRVEFLGMIGLFGAIISAVQMVVLERNQVAEIQWSWRVGLLFASFALCMFALYSFMPIVMKLSSATSVNLSLLTADLFSLFCGIFLFQYSFSGLYLVSLVIILIGFITFNAVPTPSDQSDPDDLSISSSSSLSSSSVDPERPEQRTEEDLKRQDDVLCSTKM; this is translated from the exons ATGGAGGACTCGGAGAGGAAGCAGAACCTGAGCAGAATATTCCTGCAGAAGATCAGGAGCTTCAGACCGAAGGAGGTTTTTACTTG GCGTCTGGTTCGGACCCTGGCTATGGGTCAGGGTCTGGCGGTTCTGATCTGTGGAACCGCCGTCTCCTCCCAGTTCCTGGCCTCCTTCCAGGTGAACACCCCCATGCTGCAGAGCTTCATCCactacctgctgctgctgctggtctacaGCGGAACCATGCTCTGCACTGCAG GAGATGGAAATATCTTACAGGTTCTCAGGAGGAGCTGGTGGAGATACCTCCTGCTGGGCCTGGTGGACGTGGAGGCAAACTACACCGTGGTGAAGGCCTACCAGTACACCACCCTGACCAGTGTCCAG ctacTGGACTGCTTCGTGATCCCGGTCCTCATGGTTCTGTCCTGGTGGGTTCTGAAGACCCAGTACCGCCCAATCCACTACGTGTCGGTGGTGATCTGCCTACTGGGAGTTGGAGCGATGGTTGGAGCAGATCTTCTGTCTGGACGGGACCAAGGATCCA cCTCTAACCTGCTGCTGGGGGATGGTCTGGTTCTGCTCAGTGCGACGCTCTACGCTGTATCTAATGTCTGTCAGGAGTACACAGTGAAGAGACGCACCCGGGTCGAGTTCTTGGGGATGATTGGACTGTTCGGTGCCATCATCAGTGCCGTGCAGAT GGTGGTTCTGGAGAGGAACCAGGTCGCTGAGATCCAGTGGAGCTGGAGAGTCG ggCTCCTGTTTGCCTCCTTTGCTCTCTGTATGTTCGCTCTGTACAGCTTCATGCCCATCGTGATGAAGCTCAGCAGCGCCACCTCTGTTAACCTGTCGCTGCTCACCGCCGACCTGTTCAGCCTCTTCTGTGGAATCTTCCTCTTCCAGTACAGC TTCTCTGGACTCTACCTGGTCTCTCTGGTCATCATCCTTATTGGCTTCATCACCTTCAACGCTGTGCCGACACCCTCCGACCAATCTGACCCCGATGACCTCAGCATCTCTTCATCTTcctcactctcctcctcctcggtgGACCCTGAGCGTCCTGAGCAGAGAACGGAGGAGGATTTGAAACGGCAGGACGATGTTTTGTGCAGCACCAAAATGTGA